A DNA window from Fervidobacterium sp. contains the following coding sequences:
- a CDS encoding DUF3242 domain-containing protein: MKKGIYISIIAFMMFFILYSCSIPFLPEVPPSSYSLEAAINVLTGKYYLLDSGYINGFGDINLEEGRYAVFDGVDGLFMVFRYENLDQARENWNKITKRYGNPFKIKYVKINMQSYGIFTIRLEKTDLYAWYKDNWLVVITGDGVENFVKDVNNIYKTIKR; this comes from the coding sequence ATGAAGAAAGGTATCTACATTTCGATAATAGCTTTCATGATGTTCTTTATTCTTTATTCTTGTTCGATACCGTTTTTGCCGGAAGTTCCACCATCAAGTTACTCGTTGGAGGCTGCTATAAACGTACTTACAGGAAAGTATTACCTTCTTGATAGTGGTTATATAAATGGCTTTGGTGACATAAACCTTGAAGAAGGTAGGTATGCCGTGTTCGATGGGGTCGATGGTCTGTTTATGGTGTTTAGATATGAAAATCTTGATCAAGCGAGAGAAAATTGGAATAAGATTACGAAAAGGTATGGAAATCCATTTAAAATTAAATACGTGAAGATTAATATGCAAAGTTATGGTATTTTTACAATACGGCTTGAAAAAACGGATTTATATGCCTGGTACAAGGATAATTGGTTGGTAGTCATAACTGGCGATGGAGTTGAAAATTTCGTTAAAGATGTGAACAATATATATAAAACTATCAAAAGATAA
- a CDS encoding bifunctional 5,10-methylenetetrahydrofolate dehydrogenase/5,10-methenyltetrahydrofolate cyclohydrolase, with product MMVNLEPLYSSIVENIKERVAVLTNPPKLAAVTCQPEASTLAYLKSQEKQAKRLGIEFAVYEAPKISDLKSLLPKLSADSSVNGIFLTHPLPEGISEYEAVTLISPDKDVEGRHPANLGNIIYDHPTFSPCTAEAVLRIINYLTSPSGKRITIVGRSVTVGKPLAMLLLQKGIDATVTVCHSKTRNIDEITQSSDIVVVAIGKAKMLGKNYFKPGSIVIDVGINVEDDGIYGDVDPSVAEICELTPVPGGVGRITTLVLMEHTVRAAEKAAGL from the coding sequence ATGATGGTAAATCTTGAACCGCTTTATTCATCAATAGTTGAAAATATAAAAGAACGAGTAGCGGTTTTAACTAATCCACCAAAGCTTGCAGCTGTCACTTGTCAACCAGAGGCATCAACACTAGCTTATTTGAAAAGTCAAGAGAAACAGGCAAAACGTTTGGGAATAGAATTTGCTGTTTATGAAGCCCCGAAAATTTCCGATTTAAAATCACTGTTGCCAAAACTTTCAGCAGATTCTTCGGTAAATGGAATATTTTTAACACATCCACTTCCGGAAGGTATATCTGAATATGAAGCGGTTACGTTAATTTCTCCTGATAAAGATGTGGAAGGAAGACATCCTGCTAACTTAGGAAACATAATATATGATCATCCAACGTTTTCACCTTGTACTGCCGAGGCTGTACTAAGGATCATAAACTATCTGACCAGTCCGTCGGGAAAAAGGATAACTATTGTTGGTAGAAGTGTAACTGTAGGAAAACCTCTTGCGATGTTACTTTTGCAAAAGGGAATTGATGCTACTGTAACTGTATGTCATTCAAAAACTAGGAACATAGATGAAATTACTCAGAGTTCAGATATCGTTGTGGTTGCAATTGGAAAAGCGAAGATGTTGGGTAAAAATTATTTTAAACCTGGAAGTATAGTCATAGATGTAGGTATAAATGTTGAAGACGACGGAATATACGGTGATGTTGATCCTTCAGTTGCAGAAATATGTGAATTAACGCCAGTGCCAGGTGGTGTCGGTAGGATAACAACACTTGTTTTGATGGAACATACAGTAAGGGCAGCTGAAAAAGCTGCTGGGTTATAA
- the secF gene encoding protein translocase subunit SecF, producing the protein MKIDFVGKRYYFISLSIVLIAVSLISFFVKGFNLGLEFLGGSEMVIKTSQNMTLSQIREKISSVAPEFAKARIIEVHALGQADEKTFSIVVAPKDEKGSLRVYSADEKAELSKKVEQILNTKVVSFNEVSGDAANEIKNLTWKAVVFTLIGILAYVALRFKFAFGVGAVLALIHDVVITLGFFSIFGIEMNIAAIASLLTLVGYSVNDTIIVFDRIREFGRKFKGKDMASIVNDSINSVIIRTINTSLTTFFTVLMLLLFSTGSIKSFAFGMTIGVVVGTYSSIFIASPIVIKWVKSL; encoded by the coding sequence ATGAAAATTGATTTTGTTGGTAAGAGATACTACTTTATATCTTTGTCTATTGTTCTTATTGCCGTGTCTTTAATAAGCTTTTTTGTAAAAGGTTTCAACCTCGGTCTTGAATTTCTCGGTGGAAGCGAAATGGTAATAAAAACTTCCCAGAATATGACACTATCACAGATAAGGGAGAAGATATCATCGGTTGCTCCAGAGTTTGCCAAGGCTAGAATAATAGAAGTTCATGCACTTGGTCAGGCTGATGAAAAAACATTTTCAATAGTGGTTGCTCCAAAAGATGAAAAAGGTAGTTTAAGAGTATACTCTGCTGATGAAAAAGCTGAGCTTTCAAAAAAGGTTGAGCAAATTTTAAATACAAAGGTTGTATCTTTTAACGAAGTTAGCGGAGATGCTGCAAATGAAATAAAAAATCTTACATGGAAGGCAGTAGTCTTCACACTTATTGGTATACTTGCGTATGTAGCATTGAGGTTCAAATTTGCATTTGGAGTAGGTGCGGTCTTAGCACTTATTCATGATGTTGTGATTACCCTCGGATTTTTCTCAATCTTTGGCATTGAGATGAATATTGCTGCGATTGCGTCCCTTCTTACACTTGTTGGTTATTCTGTTAATGATACAATAATAGTTTTTGATAGAATAAGAGAGTTTGGAAGGAAGTTCAAAGGGAAGGATATGGCATCAATTGTGAATGATAGTATAAACTCAGTTATAATAAGAACTATAAACACATCACTCACAACTTTCTTCACCGTTCTGATGCTTTTACTTTTCTCAACTGGTAGTATCAAATCATTTGCTTTTGGAATGACAATAGGTGTTGTTGTAGGTACATATTCATCAATCTTTATAGCATCTCCGATAGTGATAAAGTGGGTTAAATCCCTGTAA
- a CDS encoding ribonuclease HII, producing the protein MINYRIIGVDEAGRGPIFGPVVAAAVYFDDGTLIEGVTDSKKLSEEKREELYEKLFLSAKFGIGIATAEEIDMYNILHATEIAMNRALEILAQYIEIKEVYVDGKNLRLNFPCKCVVKGDEKIYQISAASILAKVTRDRLMRKFDEQFPQYGLSKNKGYPTTEHIKALREYGPTPYHRLTFDPVFNMISKSLLDKWLSERLISLERYKLLLDSMEVDMFGNTRTKHFKRKVK; encoded by the coding sequence ATGATAAATTACAGAATTATCGGAGTTGATGAAGCAGGTAGAGGACCTATATTTGGACCAGTGGTTGCTGCAGCGGTTTATTTTGATGATGGAACTTTAATTGAAGGTGTAACAGATAGCAAAAAGTTAAGTGAGGAAAAAAGGGAAGAACTTTACGAGAAATTATTTCTTAGTGCCAAATTTGGTATAGGCATTGCAACAGCCGAAGAAATAGATATGTACAACATACTTCATGCTACAGAAATTGCTATGAACAGGGCACTTGAAATACTCGCTCAATATATTGAGATAAAAGAAGTCTATGTTGATGGCAAAAATTTAAGACTAAATTTCCCTTGTAAATGTGTTGTTAAGGGTGATGAAAAGATATACCAAATTTCGGCAGCCTCCATATTAGCAAAGGTTACAAGAGACAGATTAATGAGAAAATTTGACGAACAATTTCCACAATATGGTCTTTCGAAAAATAAAGGATATCCTACGACTGAACATATTAAAGCTTTACGTGAGTATGGTCCTACACCGTATCATAGATTGACGTTTGATCCGGTTTTTAATATGATAAGCAAAAGTTTGTTAGATAAATGGCTTTCAGAAAGATTGATATCACTTGAAAGATACAAATTGCTTCTTGACTCTATGGAGGTGGACATGTTTGGAAACACACGAACCAAACACTTCAAACGTAAAGTCAAGTAA
- a CDS encoding acetyltransferase, with protein MYYNGIVPVYRSLYEIKPFFEYTKVVKQSWKRPECKLVELRKGKEPVILIHGIDPYEIYGEWTLYKKLFAESWLRLLPEVYGLYIFIYPSLDVPLEESSEVLIKEIKRLNSKVNIYAHSMGGILVRYALQDESFRNLVIKIIFAGTPHIGSPLANFVLMDKLILKLHHKYSIIEPILLSANASGVFIEAPNYKYVAVGFNNPVIPDGVEFLNLAGVVVNEPTEVLLNIVDTEIFSTAALYAISTVVKILYPEDSVYVQSDGLVPLVSATYFGREKVFLNCDHADLAFDRRVINESIQYFYKEN; from the coding sequence GTGTATTACAACGGGATAGTCCCCGTTTATAGGTCTCTTTATGAAATAAAACCCTTTTTTGAATACACAAAAGTGGTAAAGCAATCTTGGAAAAGACCAGAATGTAAACTTGTTGAATTAAGAAAAGGCAAAGAACCTGTAATTCTTATTCATGGAATAGATCCGTATGAAATTTATGGGGAGTGGACTCTTTATAAAAAGCTCTTTGCAGAAAGTTGGTTAAGGTTATTGCCGGAAGTTTATGGGTTATACATTTTCATTTATCCATCATTAGATGTTCCTCTTGAAGAAAGTTCAGAAGTATTAATTAAAGAAATAAAAAGACTAAACTCAAAGGTCAACATTTACGCACACAGTATGGGTGGAATTTTAGTAAGATACGCTCTTCAAGATGAATCTTTCAGAAATCTTGTAATCAAAATAATATTTGCTGGTACACCACACATTGGTTCACCGTTAGCTAATTTTGTTCTTATGGACAAGTTAATTTTAAAACTTCATCATAAGTACAGTATTATAGAACCTATACTTTTATCTGCGAATGCTTCAGGAGTTTTTATTGAGGCACCAAACTACAAGTATGTAGCGGTGGGGTTCAATAACCCGGTTATACCTGATGGAGTAGAATTCCTAAATCTTGCTGGAGTTGTTGTTAATGAACCAACAGAAGTCCTTTTAAACATCGTTGATACAGAAATATTTTCTACTGCAGCGTTGTATGCGATCAGTACCGTTGTAAAAATTTTATATCCGGAAGATTCTGTGTACGTTCAAAGTGATGGACTTGTACCTCTGGTAAGCGCCACATATTTTGGAAGAGAAAAGGTTTTTCTAAATTGTGATCATGCCGATTTGGCTTTTGATAGAAGGGTTATAAATGAATCTATTCAGTATTTCTATAAAGAAAATTAA
- a CDS encoding lipoate--protein ligase family protein has protein sequence MYFYESYNLDGATNMAIDVALGEVTDDVTVRFYTWKIPTLSLGKHQKIEDLNYEYIENQKFDIVRRPSGGRAVLHWEELTYCVIIPKRHELFNTKVLELYHFISKIIAGGLNDLGYPVELVDGKRKLLTDVCFQVPSAYEVVLDGIKVIGSAQMRTQDYILQHGSIVLVPHDEIKYCFKKTRDLEIPMKGLYDYKFVPLKDIVERLKVAFEKHLGPTKLFPFEELLKAKANELKGRFLWKM, from the coding sequence ATGTATTTCTATGAATCATACAATTTAGACGGCGCAACGAATATGGCTATAGATGTTGCATTAGGTGAGGTTACAGATGATGTAACGGTGAGGTTTTATACCTGGAAGATTCCGACTCTTTCTCTTGGAAAACATCAAAAAATAGAAGATTTGAATTACGAGTACATAGAAAATCAAAAATTTGATATCGTTAGAAGACCGTCTGGAGGTAGAGCGGTTCTTCATTGGGAAGAGTTAACTTATTGTGTGATTATTCCAAAAAGACACGAGCTTTTTAATACAAAAGTTTTAGAGCTCTACCATTTTATATCAAAGATTATTGCCGGTGGATTAAATGATTTAGGATACCCTGTGGAACTAGTTGATGGAAAAAGAAAGTTATTGACTGACGTATGTTTTCAAGTTCCATCTGCATATGAGGTAGTTCTTGATGGAATAAAAGTAATAGGTAGTGCCCAAATGCGCACACAAGATTATATATTGCAACATGGATCTATCGTACTTGTACCTCATGATGAAATAAAGTACTGCTTTAAAAAAACGAGAGATCTTGAAATACCTATGAAAGGTCTCTATGACTACAAGTTTGTTCCGTTGAAAGATATTGTGGAAAGATTAAAGGTAGCCTTTGAAAAACACTTGGGCCCAACTAAACTTTTTCCATTTGAAGAGTTATTAAAAGCAAAGGCAAATGAATTGAAAGGTAGGTTCTTATGGAAAATGTAA
- the secD gene encoding protein translocase subunit SecD, translated as MRSDRIRLIVSLVLLIAAVVALFLPGGRPATGLAKLFSRIKLGLDLSGGVRLEYRVEVEKGAENPSAVVDDVWTVLRSRLDSAGYTEAVIRKSFRENNSFIIVEIPDATDTTSAEKLVGSTGLLWFGQAIDERTSDPTLNPDDVNLATREGAQWYPDKDGKKWYLIRKEINNRKDLILSGPKIIEAIPVIDQKGVANYVVSFTLDRQFVEVFKNITKELYVPEQILNSGATQYQIALKKRLAIVLDDKVQFVGFVVSPIEDGKGQIRGNFTFDEAKELAAILRSGALPARLEKTTASLVSPSLGKDVLEQSLRAGIIGAILVMGYMLAFYGVMGIVAVIGIFYALIIIFGFLAGTGAILTLPGIAGIIFTIGTLVDGNIIIYERIKEEIRAGKTTKAAIEVAFSRSFWTLFDANLTTIIAALFLYYFGTGTIKGFAITTIVGIFSAMFMNLVFSKFLLDAMAAEIRVRKTGGAQ; from the coding sequence ATGCGAAGTGATCGCATAAGACTCATAGTCTCATTGGTACTACTGATCGCAGCCGTTGTGGCTTTATTTTTACCTGGAGGTAGGCCTGCTACGGGATTAGCTAAGCTGTTTAGTAGAATTAAACTTGGCTTAGATTTGAGTGGTGGGGTACGGCTTGAGTACAGGGTAGAAGTTGAAAAAGGTGCTGAAAATCCAAGTGCAGTGGTTGATGATGTATGGACAGTTTTAAGAAGCAGACTTGATTCCGCTGGTTACACGGAGGCGGTTATAAGGAAAAGCTTTCGAGAAAATAATTCCTTTATAATTGTTGAAATACCAGATGCCACTGACACAACATCTGCTGAAAAACTTGTTGGCTCAACTGGTCTTTTATGGTTTGGTCAAGCGATCGATGAGAGAACATCTGATCCAACGTTAAATCCAGATGATGTTAATTTGGCAACAAGAGAAGGTGCACAGTGGTACCCAGACAAAGATGGTAAGAAGTGGTATTTAATTAGGAAGGAAATAAACAATAGAAAAGATCTTATTTTATCAGGTCCAAAGATTATAGAAGCTATTCCTGTGATTGATCAAAAAGGAGTAGCAAATTATGTGGTTTCATTTACCTTAGACAGACAGTTTGTAGAAGTGTTTAAGAACATTACAAAAGAATTATATGTCCCTGAGCAAATTCTGAACAGTGGAGCAACACAATATCAGATAGCCCTCAAAAAGAGGTTAGCAATAGTCCTCGATGATAAAGTTCAATTTGTTGGATTTGTTGTAAGTCCTATAGAAGATGGTAAAGGGCAAATTAGGGGCAACTTCACGTTCGACGAAGCAAAAGAACTTGCAGCAATATTAAGAAGTGGTGCGCTTCCTGCAAGACTTGAAAAAACAACTGCAAGCTTAGTTTCTCCATCACTTGGAAAGGATGTGCTAGAACAATCTTTAAGGGCAGGTATAATTGGTGCTATATTAGTTATGGGATATATGCTAGCTTTCTACGGTGTAATGGGTATAGTTGCGGTAATTGGTATTTTCTATGCATTAATAATCATATTTGGTTTCTTAGCCGGTACAGGTGCAATACTTACCTTACCAGGTATTGCAGGTATTATATTCACTATCGGTACTCTTGTTGATGGTAACATAATAATTTACGAAAGAATCAAAGAAGAAATAAGAGCGGGAAAGACAACCAAAGCGGCTATAGAAGTTGCGTTTTCCAGATCGTTCTGGACCTTGTTCGATGCGAATTTGACAACAATCATTGCTGCTTTGTTCTTGTATTATTTTGGAACAGGTACTATAAAAGGGTTTGCAATAACAACAATAGTAGGTATATTCTCAGCGATGTTTATGAACCTTGTATTCAGTAAATTCTTGCTCGATGCAATGGCTGCAGAAATTAGAGTTAGAAAGACTGGGGGTGCGCAGTAA
- a CDS encoding queuosine precursor transporter produces the protein MKTEKRIMLFTTLFITGIVISNVLASKVVKLGIFVFPASIVSYTFTFILSNMVSDVIDRRYSKYLIFMGFLAQATASGLILVSLFMPALSIERSEAYKLILGTNWRFTLSSLLAYGASQLVNHYIFNKAFFKNTFFSNLLSVVIAQLVDTLVFTYAAFLGVYPSLWSMILSQYVIKVIIVLAINPVFLLTKRFKE, from the coding sequence ATGAAAACAGAAAAAAGGATTATGCTATTTACAACACTTTTCATAACAGGCATTGTTATTTCAAATGTTTTAGCTTCCAAAGTGGTCAAGCTTGGTATCTTTGTTTTTCCAGCGTCTATAGTGAGTTATACATTTACTTTTATACTTTCCAATATGGTTTCTGACGTTATTGACAGAAGATATTCCAAGTATCTTATATTTATGGGTTTCTTAGCACAAGCAACGGCAAGTGGACTCATTTTGGTTAGTTTATTTATGCCTGCGCTTTCAATTGAAAGATCAGAGGCTTACAAGCTTATACTTGGTACTAATTGGAGATTTACATTATCAAGTTTATTAGCGTATGGTGCATCGCAACTTGTAAATCATTACATATTCAACAAGGCCTTTTTCAAGAATACTTTCTTTTCAAACTTACTTTCTGTAGTCATAGCTCAGCTTGTTGATACTTTGGTATTTACTTACGCGGCATTTCTTGGTGTTTATCCAAGTCTTTGGTCTATGATATTGTCTCAATATGTAATTAAGGTTATAATAGTTTTGGCTATAAATCCTGTCTTTTTATTAACAAAAAGATTTAAGGAGTGA
- the thyX gene encoding FAD-dependent thymidylate synthase: MKKSILDKGFVRLVDMMGDDYSAILAARVSYGQGLKTPERDKALIMYLMEHGHETPFEHIVFTFHVKAPIFVARQWFRHRIGSFNEISQRYTEIKEEEFYIPLNVRVNVPEDRQKAVEVNDKDLFESVVRKMEVLFEESYKTYKELLEMGVARELARIVLPLATYTQFYWTVNARSLMNFLSLRADSHAQWEIQQYALAIAEFFKTTCPWTYEAFVKYSYRGDIL, translated from the coding sequence CTGAAAAAAAGTATATTAGATAAAGGATTTGTAAGACTTGTCGATATGATGGGGGATGATTATTCGGCAATATTGGCCGCTCGTGTTTCGTATGGGCAAGGACTAAAAACCCCAGAAAGGGACAAGGCGCTCATTATGTATCTTATGGAGCATGGACATGAAACACCATTTGAACATATTGTTTTTACATTTCATGTAAAGGCACCAATTTTCGTTGCTCGACAATGGTTCAGACATAGAATAGGTTCATTCAACGAGATTAGTCAAAGATACACGGAAATTAAAGAGGAAGAGTTTTATATACCACTAAACGTACGTGTAAATGTACCGGAAGACAGGCAAAAGGCAGTTGAAGTAAATGACAAAGATCTATTTGAAAGTGTTGTTCGTAAAATGGAAGTTTTATTTGAAGAGAGTTACAAAACTTACAAAGAACTTCTCGAGATGGGAGTTGCACGCGAGCTTGCAAGAATAGTCCTCCCTCTTGCTACATATACACAATTCTACTGGACAGTTAATGCACGAAGTTTGATGAATTTCTTAAGTCTAAGAGCGGACTCACATGCGCAGTGGGAAATTCAGCAATATGCATTAGCAATAGCGGAGTTTTTCAAAACAACTTGTCCTTGGACTTATGAGGCATTTGTTAAATATTCTTATAGAGGTGATATTTTGTGA
- the rsmI gene encoding 16S rRNA (cytidine(1402)-2'-O)-methyltransferase — translation MENVNIDNKGVLYVIGTPIGNLKDITLRAIETLQMVDLILAEDTRRTLKLLEHFDIKKPLESFNEHNSNKKIEKIILQLKSGKKIAQVTDAGMPVISDPGCNLVRRCHEEGITVRVIPGPSALTTSVALSGFSGSHFYFVGFMPKDKNRRRLLRKLYEIRDYELIDTLVFFESPERLGKTLQDILNILGNCEIFIARELTKIYEESFFGKVEDAIERFKQTKGELTVIVKITDAINKNKTESGE, via the coding sequence ATGGAAAATGTAAATATAGATAATAAAGGTGTACTTTATGTGATAGGAACTCCTATAGGTAATTTGAAGGATATAACGCTGCGCGCTATAGAGACACTCCAAATGGTAGATTTAATACTAGCTGAAGACACAAGAAGAACTTTAAAATTACTCGAACATTTTGATATTAAAAAACCACTTGAATCTTTTAACGAGCATAATTCCAATAAAAAAATTGAAAAAATAATTCTGCAATTGAAATCTGGAAAGAAGATTGCTCAGGTAACCGACGCAGGGATGCCGGTTATCTCTGATCCTGGATGTAATTTAGTAAGAAGATGTCACGAAGAAGGTATAACTGTTAGAGTTATTCCTGGTCCAAGTGCGCTTACAACATCTGTAGCTTTAAGTGGATTCTCTGGGAGTCATTTTTATTTTGTTGGTTTCATGCCGAAAGATAAGAATAGAAGAAGGTTGTTGAGGAAATTATATGAAATTAGAGATTATGAATTAATAGACACTCTGGTATTTTTTGAGAGTCCCGAGAGGTTGGGCAAAACACTTCAAGATATACTGAACATATTGGGGAATTGTGAGATTTTTATCGCGCGTGAGTTAACTAAGATTTACGAAGAATCGTTTTTTGGGAAGGTTGAAGATGCTATTGAAAGATTTAAGCAAACGAAAGGTGAATTAACAGTAATTGTTAAAATAACAGATGCGATCAACAAAAATAAGACAGAGAGTGGAGAATGA
- the speD gene encoding adenosylmethionine decarboxylase yields the protein MKSLGRHIIAEFYDCDKQILDNIDAIEFHMKQAAYETGATIVNSSFHRFLPYGVSGVVVISESHLTIHTWPEYGYAAVDLFTCGDHVDPWKAFTYLKKIFKSQRAHVVEHLRGKYDEVGIPENAPHKAYVEELVESL from the coding sequence ATGAAGAGTTTGGGAAGGCACATCATAGCAGAATTTTATGACTGCGACAAGCAAATACTCGACAATATCGACGCTATTGAGTTTCACATGAAACAAGCTGCTTATGAAACTGGTGCAACGATAGTTAACTCATCTTTTCACCGGTTCCTCCCCTATGGAGTGAGCGGTGTAGTTGTAATAAGCGAATCGCATTTGACAATTCATACATGGCCAGAATATGGTTACGCAGCTGTTGACTTATTCACATGCGGTGATCATGTTGATCCTTGGAAGGCATTTACATATCTTAAGAAAATCTTCAAATCGCAGAGAGCCCATGTTGTTGAACACCTCAGAGGAAAATACGACGAAGTTGGTATTCCAGAAAACGCCCCACATAAAGCGTACGTTGAAGAATTAGTTGAAAGTTTGTAA
- the yajC gene encoding preprotein translocase subunit YajC, which produces MLVKLIFAGAPDAGASTATSQTTGGAGALMQMLIMLLIFFAMMYFLVILPQRRREKEFKQMIESMKKGDVIVTTGGIIGKIIDIKKDTVKIKSANTTELEVHKAYIAKVVKEKEETQEENDNSKQ; this is translated from the coding sequence ATTTTAGTGAAGCTGATTTTTGCAGGTGCACCGGATGCAGGAGCATCCACAGCAACATCTCAGACAACAGGTGGAGCAGGAGCATTGATGCAAATGCTCATAATGTTACTCATATTCTTTGCCATGATGTACTTTCTTGTTATTCTTCCACAAAGAAGAAGAGAAAAGGAATTCAAACAAATGATCGAGAGTATGAAAAAAGGAGACGTAATTGTTACAACAGGTGGTATCATTGGTAAGATTATAGACATAAAGAAAGACACGGTGAAGATTAAAAGTGCAAACACCACCGAACTTGAAGTTCATAAAGCCTATATTGCCAAGGTTGTGAAAGAAAAAGAAGAAACACAAGAAGAAAACGATAATTCCAAACAATAA
- a CDS encoding TIGR00153 family protein: MPFAFARKEKEVIEKIINLSFKTVEATLALKEYFSCYFSENCDRMTEFFSAIKRIEHEADEIRRYIISETYKGLFLPDMREVIHSLSESIDKIVNKCESVSKIIDYQRPNIPKDLRDMIFSQLECSINATKSFSNSVKELFNNIDNVTPLILEVEKLEHEEDIVEEKLLKEIFLLDIHLSEKMQLKELVINIGDIVDRTEDASDVLEVLLLKLVY; this comes from the coding sequence ATGCCATTTGCATTTGCAAGGAAGGAAAAGGAAGTGATTGAAAAAATTATAAATCTTTCCTTTAAGACAGTTGAAGCCACGTTGGCTTTAAAAGAATATTTTAGTTGTTATTTCTCAGAAAATTGCGACAGAATGACCGAGTTTTTTTCTGCTATCAAGCGTATAGAACATGAGGCCGATGAGATCAGGCGATATATAATTTCAGAGACTTACAAGGGTTTGTTTTTACCCGACATGAGAGAAGTGATACATTCATTAAGTGAGAGCATAGACAAAATTGTGAACAAATGTGAATCTGTCAGCAAAATAATCGATTATCAGCGACCAAACATACCAAAAGATCTAAGAGATATGATTTTTTCTCAGCTTGAGTGCAGCATAAATGCGACAAAGTCTTTTTCTAATTCCGTTAAGGAACTTTTCAATAACATAGATAACGTTACTCCACTTATTTTGGAAGTTGAAAAATTAGAACACGAAGAAGATATTGTTGAAGAAAAACTGCTTAAAGAGATTTTTTTACTAGACATACATTTATCAGAAAAGATGCAACTGAAAGAGTTGGTCATAAATATTGGCGATATAGTTGACAGAACCGAAGATGCTTCTGACGTTCTGGAGGTTTTATTATTAAAATTGGTGTACTGA
- a CDS encoding RsmD family RNA methyltransferase produces MLRIETGKYKGKIINTVPDSRTRYTPAVIRRALSSMIDFNGKICADICCGSGIVGFEMLSNGASSVTFVDASAKAISTVKTNAKLLGVESIVNFYRNDVRSFLEECGRKFDLVFSDPPYDLGIVKDIVQRVHHIMNNDSIFILQCSKREKPKEEDIKLLEVIKTKEYGDSLLYFFEKKQFVI; encoded by the coding sequence ATGTTGCGGATCGAAACGGGTAAATACAAAGGAAAGATAATTAACACAGTGCCGGATTCAAGAACAAGGTACACGCCTGCTGTAATTAGACGCGCACTTTCGAGTATGATAGATTTTAACGGTAAAATTTGTGCTGATATCTGTTGTGGCAGTGGTATTGTAGGATTTGAAATGTTGAGTAACGGAGCAAGTAGTGTTACATTTGTTGACGCTTCCGCAAAAGCGATTTCTACTGTTAAAACTAACGCCAAACTCCTAGGAGTTGAAAGTATTGTGAACTTTTATAGAAATGATGTTAGAAGTTTTCTTGAAGAGTGCGGAAGAAAATTTGATTTAGTTTTTTCAGATCCTCCTTATGACTTAGGAATAGTAAAGGATATTGTTCAAAGGGTACACCATATAATGAATAATGATTCGATTTTTATTCTTCAATGTTCGAAAAGAGAAAAACCAAAAGAAGAAGACATAAAACTTTTAGAAGTAATTAAAACGAAGGAATATGGAGATTCTTTACTTTACTTCTTCGAAAAAAAGCAATTTGTGATATAA